Proteins found in one Exiguobacterium sp. 9-2 genomic segment:
- a CDS encoding YwbE family protein, protein MDGKTRKNITPGLKVSIVLKQDQRTGKRTEGIVKDLLTKSPQHPHGIKVRLEDGQVGRVQEILS, encoded by the coding sequence ATGGACGGTAAAACACGTAAAAATATCACACCTGGTCTTAAAGTCAGCATCGTGTTGAAACAAGATCAACGAACAGGTAAACGAACAGAAGGAATCGTTAAAGACCTTCTCACGAAATCACCGCAGCATCCGCACGGGATCAAAGTGCGATTAGAAGACGGACAAGTTGGTCGTGTTCAAGAAATTTTAAGTTAA
- the clpB gene encoding ATP-dependent chaperone ClpB, whose amino-acid sequence MDFERLTDRAHEGIVSAQAIAKQRRHSEITEWHLLLALLAQEEGIARVIFEKLNQRIETLNAAIDEAIGKLPALSQATTPRIGGSLLNVLTEAETEARLMQDDYVSVEHLLLALIKQSSPAAQYLRRQGITEETLREAIVSMRGNRKVTTKNPEETFDVLKKYGRDLVADFRSGKTDPVIGRDDEIRRVIRILSRKTKNNPVLIGEPGVGKTAIVEGLAQRIVRGDVPESLKNKQLFSLDMSALVAGAKYRGEFEERLQAVLNEVKEAEGQILLFIDELHTIVGAGKTDGAMDAGNMLKPMLARGELHCIGATTLDEYRKYIEKDPALERRFQQVLVAEPDVEDTISILRGLKERFEIHHGVRIHDNALVAAAMLSDRYITDRFMPDKAIDLVDEACAMIRTDMESMPAELDSLVRRVMQLEIEEAALKKETDEASRKRLAVLQQELSSAREDESALRTRWEREKESSQSVQQLRADLEKAKLALQEAEGRYDLNRASEIKYGQIPDLEARLKVAEESSEHVSHELVREAVTEEEISDIVSKWTGIPVTRLAQGEREKLLYLEDTLHERVFGQDEAVRLVADAVIRARAGIKDPNRPNGSFLFLGPTGVGKTELAKALAAAMFDSEDHIVRIDMSEYMEKHNVSRLVGAPPGYVGYEEGGQLTEAVRRSPYSVLLFDEIEKAHGDVFNILLQLLDDGRLTDAQGRVVDFKNTIVIMTSNIGAPILLEAAKDGVIDAAEEEAVRQELKRHFRPEFLNRIDDTILFHPLHRTEIERIIDKAVEKMTSRLSGRGITINVTDAAKTLIFEEAFEPQYGARPINRYMQRTIETKLARALISGAIQDGSQIAIDVADGELVVNG is encoded by the coding sequence ATGGATTTTGAACGTTTAACGGATCGGGCACATGAGGGAATCGTCTCTGCCCAAGCGATTGCGAAACAACGTCGTCATAGTGAAATCACAGAGTGGCATTTGTTACTTGCCTTACTTGCTCAAGAAGAGGGAATTGCACGGGTCATTTTTGAAAAGTTGAATCAACGGATTGAGACATTGAATGCAGCGATTGACGAAGCGATTGGTAAGCTTCCGGCTCTGTCCCAGGCGACGACGCCACGGATCGGGGGCTCGTTGCTGAACGTGTTGACGGAAGCGGAGACGGAAGCGCGACTCATGCAGGATGACTACGTCTCCGTTGAGCACTTATTATTAGCCCTGATCAAACAATCAAGTCCAGCAGCTCAATATTTACGTCGTCAAGGCATTACGGAAGAGACACTTCGGGAAGCGATCGTCAGTATGCGAGGCAATCGCAAGGTCACGACGAAAAATCCCGAAGAGACGTTTGATGTGCTGAAAAAATATGGACGCGATCTCGTAGCGGACTTCCGGTCCGGGAAAACGGATCCAGTCATCGGTCGTGACGATGAAATTCGACGTGTCATCCGGATTTTAAGTCGGAAGACTAAAAATAATCCCGTCTTAATCGGAGAACCTGGTGTCGGGAAAACGGCAATCGTTGAAGGACTCGCGCAACGGATCGTCCGAGGAGATGTACCCGAGAGTCTCAAAAACAAGCAGTTGTTCAGTTTAGACATGAGTGCGCTCGTCGCTGGTGCAAAATACCGTGGTGAGTTCGAAGAGCGCCTGCAGGCGGTCTTGAATGAAGTCAAGGAAGCCGAAGGACAGATTCTCTTATTCATCGATGAGCTGCATACGATCGTTGGTGCCGGGAAGACGGACGGCGCAATGGATGCTGGAAATATGCTCAAGCCAATGCTTGCGCGAGGAGAATTGCACTGTATCGGTGCGACGACGCTTGACGAGTACCGGAAGTATATCGAAAAGGATCCAGCGCTCGAACGTCGCTTCCAACAAGTCCTCGTCGCGGAACCGGATGTCGAGGATACGATCTCTATTCTGCGTGGATTAAAGGAACGGTTCGAGATTCACCACGGTGTGCGGATTCATGACAATGCACTCGTCGCGGCGGCGATGTTATCCGATCGGTATATTACGGATCGGTTCATGCCAGATAAAGCGATTGATCTCGTCGATGAAGCATGTGCGATGATTCGGACGGATATGGAGTCGATGCCGGCTGAACTCGATTCCCTCGTCCGCCGGGTCATGCAGCTCGAGATCGAGGAAGCAGCATTAAAGAAAGAGACGGATGAAGCATCCCGGAAACGACTTGCCGTCTTACAGCAAGAACTCAGTTCTGCCCGAGAAGATGAGAGTGCGCTTCGGACAAGATGGGAACGGGAAAAAGAGAGTTCGCAAAGTGTCCAACAGTTACGCGCGGATCTTGAGAAAGCGAAACTGGCGTTACAAGAAGCCGAGGGGCGCTATGACTTAAACCGGGCATCGGAAATCAAGTACGGTCAAATTCCAGACCTTGAAGCGCGTCTGAAAGTCGCGGAAGAATCATCTGAACACGTCTCCCACGAACTGGTTCGGGAAGCGGTGACGGAAGAAGAGATCTCCGACATCGTCTCGAAATGGACCGGCATTCCAGTGACGCGGCTCGCGCAGGGCGAACGGGAAAAGCTACTCTATCTCGAGGATACGCTTCATGAGCGTGTCTTCGGTCAAGACGAAGCGGTTCGTCTCGTCGCGGATGCTGTCATTCGAGCGCGAGCAGGTATCAAGGATCCGAATCGTCCGAACGGCTCGTTCTTGTTCCTCGGTCCGACAGGAGTCGGGAAGACAGAACTTGCAAAAGCCTTGGCGGCAGCGATGTTTGATAGTGAAGATCATATCGTCCGCATCGATATGTCGGAGTATATGGAAAAACACAATGTCTCCCGTCTCGTCGGTGCGCCTCCAGGATACGTTGGTTATGAAGAAGGCGGTCAATTGACGGAAGCCGTCCGACGGAGCCCGTATTCGGTTCTTCTATTCGATGAGATCGAAAAAGCGCACGGAGATGTCTTCAATATCTTGCTTCAGTTGCTCGACGATGGTCGGTTAACAGATGCGCAAGGACGTGTCGTCGACTTCAAGAACACGATCGTCATCATGACATCAAACATCGGTGCGCCCATCTTGCTTGAAGCAGCAAAAGATGGTGTCATCGATGCGGCGGAAGAAGAAGCCGTTCGCCAAGAACTGAAGCGTCACTTCCGACCGGAATTTTTAAACCGGATTGATGATACGATTTTGTTCCATCCACTCCACCGGACAGAGATCGAACGAATCATCGACAAAGCGGTCGAGAAGATGACTTCTCGCTTGTCTGGACGCGGCATTACGATTAATGTCACGGATGCTGCGAAGACGCTGATCTTTGAAGAAGCATTCGAACCGCAATACGGTGCGCGTCCAATCAACCGTTATATGCAACGGACGATTGAGACGAAGCTTGCCCGAGCTTTGATTAGTGGGGCGATTCAAGATGGTTCCCAGATTGCGATCGATGTAGCAGACGGTGAACTAGTCGTAAACGGATAA
- a CDS encoding CamS family sex pheromone protein, translated as MNYKKAVALTLSSTLFLGACSFDLSPSSDTKEVITESEQGKEVQAVVSPAIDTTDSYYRTVLPFRPSVARGMTQKRVSSRLELDEIETGLMRHSTQFFDPEKYYYQEGQLLEADQIAKWLLRKGKAGDGVSDPEGLNPAYTSGKSYKEKNQKSPMILSHILEQDYMLEEDKKLELGGTSIALVLNSEYVFQDENYGPTYTVKLDEKKVVAEGKRMANNLVKKMRKTQGMKTTPIHVALYLQEKEGSPVSGHYLSSAFIGRGNQISANDWKNYNERYYYYPSARATNDVRDDAAKFDLFKDRLEDYFPNYTGMMGEGFYQEDELKKLEMKIPVQFYGKAELVAFVQYVTYLLENRWEYNRNIPTTITVTNLNGDTEAMLFLDPDTKKPIVKIR; from the coding sequence ATGAACTATAAAAAAGCAGTAGCGTTGACGTTATCGAGCACGTTATTTTTGGGTGCTTGTTCGTTCGACCTTTCGCCAAGTAGCGATACAAAAGAAGTCATTACTGAAAGTGAACAAGGTAAGGAAGTCCAAGCCGTCGTCAGTCCAGCCATTGATACGACGGATTCGTATTACCGGACGGTCTTACCGTTTCGTCCAAGCGTCGCACGTGGAATGACACAAAAGCGTGTCAGTTCGCGTCTTGAACTCGATGAAATCGAAACAGGATTGATGCGTCATTCGACACAATTTTTTGATCCGGAAAAATACTATTACCAAGAAGGTCAGTTACTCGAAGCCGACCAAATCGCAAAATGGTTGTTACGAAAAGGGAAAGCAGGCGATGGCGTCAGCGATCCTGAAGGTTTAAACCCAGCCTACACGTCAGGTAAGTCATATAAAGAAAAAAATCAAAAGTCACCTATGATTCTATCGCATATCTTAGAGCAAGACTACATGCTTGAAGAAGATAAGAAGCTTGAACTCGGTGGTACATCAATCGCTCTCGTCTTAAATAGTGAGTATGTTTTCCAAGATGAAAACTATGGACCGACCTATACCGTTAAACTTGATGAAAAGAAAGTCGTTGCTGAAGGGAAGCGGATGGCAAACAATTTAGTCAAGAAAATGCGTAAGACGCAGGGTATGAAGACGACACCGATTCACGTCGCCCTCTACCTCCAGGAAAAAGAAGGTTCACCGGTTTCCGGTCATTATCTCTCGTCTGCATTCATCGGTCGCGGGAATCAAATCAGCGCGAATGATTGGAAGAACTACAATGAACGCTATTACTACTACCCGTCAGCACGTGCAACGAATGATGTTCGTGATGATGCGGCGAAATTTGATTTATTCAAAGACCGTCTAGAAGACTACTTCCCGAACTACACCGGTATGATGGGGGAAGGCTTCTATCAAGAAGATGAACTTAAAAAGCTTGAAATGAAGATTCCCGTTCAATTTTACGGAAAAGCAGAACTCGTCGCATTCGTTCAGTACGTGACGTACCTGCTTGAGAATCGCTGGGAATATAATCGAAACATTCCGACGACGATCACTGTGACGAACTTGAACGGTGATACGGAAGCGATGCTATTCCTCGATCCGGATACAAAAAAACCAATCGTCAAGATTCGTTGA
- the glsA gene encoding glutaminase A, with product MNVTQAQLEELIEECRPYTVLGQVASYIPELAKVDPTQLGIAVCNADGTFVSAGDADTMFTLQSVSKIITLAFVLETFGEDYVFSKVGMEPTGDAFNSIAKLEETIPTKPLNPMINAGALAVTSMLPGTDATDKLLQLRQFIAKLLDIKVEMVKYDADVAESEFETTDLNRALLYFMRYHGVIEGNVEEIIDVYTKQCAILTNCKGLAMMGKILSTSGKTPSGRQVISRRNARIIRAIMTTCGMYDASGEFSVQVGLPGKSGVSGAVVACGRSDFDMADLGIGVFGPSLDAKGNSIAGTKMLELLVQRHP from the coding sequence ATGAATGTTACACAAGCCCAACTCGAGGAGTTGATTGAAGAGTGTCGTCCGTATACGGTACTTGGACAAGTCGCAAGTTACATCCCAGAGCTTGCGAAAGTTGATCCGACCCAACTTGGTATCGCTGTCTGTAATGCCGACGGGACGTTCGTTTCGGCAGGTGATGCGGACACGATGTTTACATTACAGAGTGTGTCGAAGATCATTACACTGGCATTCGTCCTCGAGACATTCGGAGAAGATTATGTCTTTTCGAAAGTTGGGATGGAACCGACGGGTGATGCGTTCAATTCGATTGCGAAACTTGAAGAGACGATTCCGACAAAACCGCTCAATCCAATGATCAATGCAGGAGCACTAGCAGTGACCAGCATGTTGCCGGGAACGGATGCTACGGATAAATTACTGCAATTGCGTCAATTCATCGCAAAACTATTGGATATTAAAGTAGAAATGGTAAAATATGACGCAGATGTCGCTGAATCAGAATTCGAAACGACAGATTTGAACCGAGCGTTGCTCTACTTCATGCGCTATCACGGCGTCATCGAAGGCAACGTCGAAGAGATCATCGACGTCTACACGAAACAATGTGCGATTTTGACGAATTGTAAAGGACTTGCCATGATGGGGAAAATTTTAAGTACATCTGGAAAAACGCCATCCGGGCGTCAAGTCATCTCGCGTCGTAACGCACGAATCATCCGGGCCATCATGACGACATGTGGCATGTATGATGCATCTGGAGAATTTTCTGTCCAAGTCGGACTTCCTGGAAAAAGTGGTGTTTCCGGTGCGGTCGTTGCCTGTGGTAGAAGTGATTTCGATATGGCTGATCTCGGAATCGGTGTGTTTGGTCCTTCCCTTGACGCGAAAGGCAATTCGATTGCCGGAACAAAGATGCTTGAACTACTTGTTCAACGTCACCCGTGA
- a CDS encoding DnaJ C-terminal domain-containing protein produces MAKDYYQTLGVAKDASNQDIKRAYRKLAKQYHPDVNKEASADQRFKDIQEAFDVLGDEEKRAQYDRYGSNFDRMAGAGAGGAGDYEDLFRQFGGGGRTRPGQSFGFEDMFGSFFSQEEVSTDEELELTVPLSHLSTNEKVTVRLATGSIQLTLPKDVYDGKKVRLRGKSSMRNRQGVAGDVYVTIHLKDDDQFRRVDQDVISTVRVHPTTLVLGGEVVADTLEGKRIKLKVKPGTKPGARLRIPNRGLSQANGHRGALLVQLEVKLPEMDRAFYEEWERQLAVKE; encoded by the coding sequence ATGGCAAAAGACTATTATCAAACACTCGGTGTCGCAAAGGATGCATCGAATCAAGATATCAAGCGCGCGTACCGCAAACTGGCGAAGCAATATCACCCAGACGTCAACAAGGAGGCGAGTGCGGACCAGCGCTTCAAGGATATCCAAGAAGCCTTCGATGTGCTTGGGGATGAGGAGAAACGAGCACAGTACGATCGATACGGCAGTAACTTCGACCGGATGGCAGGTGCTGGAGCTGGGGGCGCTGGAGATTATGAAGATCTGTTCCGACAGTTCGGAGGTGGTGGACGGACACGACCTGGACAATCGTTCGGATTTGAAGACATGTTCGGTTCGTTCTTTAGTCAGGAAGAAGTGTCGACCGATGAAGAGCTTGAATTGACGGTTCCACTCAGTCATCTCAGTACGAATGAAAAAGTCACGGTGCGTCTTGCGACCGGTTCGATTCAGTTGACGCTACCGAAAGATGTCTATGACGGCAAAAAAGTCCGCTTACGTGGAAAAAGTTCGATGCGTAACCGACAAGGTGTCGCGGGAGATGTTTACGTGACGATTCACCTGAAGGATGACGATCAGTTCCGACGGGTCGACCAAGACGTCATCTCGACCGTCCGCGTTCATCCGACGACACTTGTACTTGGAGGAGAAGTCGTCGCAGATACACTTGAAGGAAAACGAATTAAACTGAAAGTCAAACCGGGCACAAAACCAGGAGCACGACTTCGCATTCCAAATCGTGGTCTGAGTCAAGCGAATGGTCATCGTGGGGCATTACTCGTCCAACTCGAAGTCAAGTTACCTGAGATGGACCGCGCCTTTTATGAAGAGTGGGAACGTCAACTTGCAGTGAAGGAGTGA
- a CDS encoding M20 metallopeptidase family protein → MSERTAGLDALYPEMVERRRYLHQHPELSFQEVETPRYIAQHLKTLGIEVKTGVGGRGVVGYIRGGKPGKTVALRADFDALPIADGKEVAYRSTVPGVMHACGHDGHTATLLAVAKTLMQQRESLPGNVVLIHQHAEEVVPGGARDMIADGCLEGVDVIFGTHLWSTIDLGHVGVRTGPIMAAADKFELTLYGKGGHGAKPHETIDAVLLGATIVKELQSIVSRQLNPLEPAVVTVGTLHAGNTFNVIADQATLTGTVRTFNEATADEIIERMEQTIKGICQAVGATYQFTYEKGYPAVVNHAVPTVLIESVAREILGDKHVFEIEPTMGGEDFAYYLQHVPGAFFFTGAGDASYPPHHHPQFDFKEPAMLDAARILVEATWRYLEQTAEA, encoded by the coding sequence ATGTCAGAACGAACTGCCGGACTAGACGCGTTGTATCCGGAAATGGTGGAGCGTCGTCGTTATCTCCATCAGCACCCGGAGTTATCGTTTCAAGAAGTCGAGACACCGCGTTATATCGCGCAACATTTAAAAACGCTCGGAATCGAAGTCAAGACAGGAGTGGGTGGACGTGGTGTCGTCGGGTACATTCGTGGAGGAAAACCGGGGAAGACCGTCGCGTTACGTGCCGACTTCGATGCTTTACCGATTGCTGACGGAAAAGAGGTCGCATATCGATCGACAGTTCCGGGCGTGATGCATGCGTGCGGTCATGACGGTCATACGGCGACGTTGCTTGCCGTCGCAAAGACGCTCATGCAACAGCGGGAATCGTTACCGGGGAATGTCGTCTTGATTCATCAACATGCGGAGGAAGTCGTCCCGGGTGGTGCACGCGATATGATTGCCGACGGTTGTCTTGAAGGGGTCGATGTCATCTTCGGAACGCATCTTTGGTCAACAATCGATTTAGGACATGTCGGTGTTCGGACCGGTCCGATCATGGCAGCGGCTGATAAGTTCGAGCTGACCTTATATGGAAAAGGCGGACACGGTGCGAAACCACATGAGACGATTGATGCTGTCTTACTCGGGGCAACGATCGTCAAGGAATTACAATCGATCGTCAGTCGTCAACTTAATCCGCTAGAGCCGGCAGTCGTGACCGTCGGAACGTTGCACGCGGGGAATACGTTTAATGTCATCGCAGATCAAGCGACATTAACAGGAACGGTCCGAACGTTTAATGAAGCGACAGCGGACGAAATCATTGAGCGGATGGAGCAGACGATCAAAGGAATCTGTCAGGCGGTCGGAGCGACGTATCAATTTACATACGAAAAAGGGTATCCAGCTGTCGTCAACCATGCGGTACCCACCGTATTGATCGAATCCGTCGCACGAGAAATCTTAGGAGACAAGCATGTATTTGAAATCGAACCGACAATGGGCGGCGAGGACTTCGCGTATTATCTGCAACACGTACCCGGTGCATTTTTCTTTACAGGAGCCGGGGACGCTTCCTATCCACCGCATCATCATCCCCAGTTTGATTTTAAAGAGCCAGCGATGCTTGACGCAGCGCGTATTCTGGTCGAAGCAACGTGGCGGTATTTAGAACAAACTGCTGAAGCATGA
- a CDS encoding class D sortase — protein MTRRKFIGLLFLLAGIALIVWPFISDYQREQEAEHLKKQWTNSLKIVDAKETKQPLAKSGVGLLSIPSIDFEQVILEGSTTAVLDRSIGHIPKTGSPGKGNYALAGHRSFTEGLHFNRLPDVKKGDTVIVTTKTHRYTYRITSSRLVTPTTLSVLDQSVASPTITLITCDPPETATNRLIKQGTLIRSETIAS, from the coding sequence ATGACACGCCGTAAATTCATCGGTCTGCTTTTTTTGTTAGCAGGCATCGCTCTCATCGTTTGGCCCTTCATCAGTGATTATCAGCGCGAACAAGAAGCTGAACATTTAAAGAAACAATGGACCAACAGTCTAAAAATCGTCGATGCAAAAGAAACCAAACAACCTCTTGCAAAATCAGGTGTCGGATTACTCTCGATACCAAGCATTGATTTTGAACAAGTCATCTTAGAGGGGTCGACGACAGCAGTCCTCGATCGAAGTATCGGTCATATTCCGAAAACCGGATCGCCTGGAAAAGGCAATTATGCGCTCGCCGGACACCGAAGCTTCACAGAAGGTCTTCACTTCAATCGTCTACCTGACGTCAAGAAAGGCGATACCGTTATCGTCACGACGAAAACACATCGGTATACGTACCGGATCACGTCAAGTCGTCTCGTCACACCGACGACGTTGTCCGTTCTTGATCAATCCGTCGCCTCTCCGACGATTACGTTGATTACTTGCGATCCACCGGAAACGGCAACGAATCGTCTCATCAAACAAGGTACCTTAATTCGAAGCGAGACGATTGCTTCGTGA
- a CDS encoding MurR/RpiR family transcriptional regulator, translated as MNGGIYSQIGAVREELPSSSRKVADYVLTHMNQIARMTIHQLAEESDTSAAAVVRFCRALGLKGYPELRMRISADTARTDLKGYHDIEKDERPVDLIEKTLSNSIQALQDTAKQLNDDWIAEAIDVIDQARAIYFYGIGASHVVAEDAAQKWTRVGKLAIQETDQHLLATILANARPEDVFFAISYSGETEEVVELIRLAKIQGLKVISLTRFGDNRISQLADIALWTSRAPEAPLRSAALSSRLAQLFAIDVLFLSYAAGHYEDTLERLQFTRESVKTLHQKK; from the coding sequence ATGAATGGCGGTATCTATTCACAAATCGGAGCAGTTCGAGAAGAACTACCATCGTCCTCACGAAAAGTCGCAGACTACGTCTTGACGCATATGAACCAAATTGCGCGCATGACGATCCACCAACTCGCAGAGGAGTCGGATACAAGTGCTGCTGCAGTCGTTCGCTTTTGCCGTGCACTCGGATTAAAGGGATATCCAGAGCTGCGGATGCGGATTTCGGCTGATACGGCACGCACGGATTTAAAAGGATATCATGATATCGAAAAGGATGAACGTCCGGTCGACTTGATTGAAAAAACGCTTAGTAACAGTATTCAAGCGTTGCAGGATACAGCGAAGCAGTTAAATGATGATTGGATTGCAGAAGCAATCGACGTTATCGACCAAGCACGTGCAATCTATTTTTACGGAATCGGGGCGTCACATGTCGTAGCGGAAGACGCTGCTCAAAAATGGACGCGTGTCGGGAAACTAGCGATTCAAGAAACGGATCAGCATCTACTTGCGACGATTTTAGCGAATGCACGCCCAGAAGATGTCTTTTTTGCGATTTCCTACAGTGGTGAGACAGAAGAAGTCGTCGAGTTGATTCGCTTGGCGAAAATCCAAGGGTTAAAGGTTATTAGTCTGACGCGTTTTGGGGACAATCGGATCAGCCAACTAGCAGATATTGCGCTTTGGACTTCGCGCGCACCGGAAGCACCGCTTCGTAGTGCGGCACTCAGTTCACGACTGGCTCAACTGTTTGCGATTGACGTCTTATTCTTGTCCTATGCTGCGGGACACTATGAAGATACACTCGAACGTCTCCAATTTACGCGGGAGAGCGTTAAGACACTGCATCAAAAAAAATAA
- a CDS encoding MATE family efflux transporter: protein MLETVTFSGKMKQFMKIFFPILVTQVAFYLISFFDTVMAGRYGSADLAGVGVGASLWAPVYTGLTGILLAVAPLVSQAMGAKREREVKRIVMQALYVAVVIIGLTVVIGLLAVNPILERMELSVEAREVARNYLVMLALGIVPMFVFFVLRTLIDSLGKSNITMVLLLISLPINVLFNYLFIFGNFGFPELGGVGAGVATAITYWILCLAIIAVVMKGELFQRLGVLRRFYRPDMKRIKELILLGAPIGLAIFSEVSIFSAVTLLLGAYGDVIIGAYQAAINFASFVYMIPLSAASALTITVGFEVGAKRIKDAVQYVGIGLTMCVAVSVFSGILLYLKNEELAALYSRDPKVIEAAAHFMILAIFFQLSDAVAAPTQGALRGFKDVNVTFLLTIVAYWVIGLPLGFYLERYTALGPDGYWWGLIIGLAVGATLLLVRLMYLIRKSRRLAS, encoded by the coding sequence ATGTTAGAAACAGTTACGTTCTCAGGAAAGATGAAACAATTCATGAAAATCTTCTTTCCAATTCTCGTAACGCAAGTCGCGTTTTATTTAATCAGTTTTTTTGATACGGTCATGGCCGGTCGATATGGCTCTGCTGATTTAGCAGGAGTCGGTGTCGGAGCGAGTCTATGGGCACCTGTTTACACAGGATTGACCGGTATTCTACTTGCCGTCGCGCCGCTCGTTTCCCAAGCGATGGGAGCGAAACGCGAGCGGGAAGTCAAACGGATCGTCATGCAGGCGTTGTACGTCGCTGTCGTGATCATCGGTTTGACAGTCGTCATCGGACTTCTCGCTGTCAATCCGATTCTCGAGCGGATGGAGTTATCGGTAGAAGCGCGCGAAGTCGCGCGGAACTATCTCGTGATGCTAGCGCTCGGCATCGTGCCGATGTTCGTTTTCTTCGTCTTACGAACACTCATCGATTCATTAGGAAAATCGAACATTACGATGGTCTTACTACTAATCTCTTTACCCATTAACGTCCTTTTCAATTATCTATTCATTTTCGGAAACTTCGGTTTTCCGGAACTCGGTGGTGTCGGTGCGGGAGTTGCGACTGCCATCACGTACTGGATTCTTTGTTTAGCAATCATCGCTGTCGTCATGAAAGGAGAGCTGTTCCAGCGTCTTGGTGTTCTCCGACGTTTTTACCGTCCGGACATGAAGCGGATCAAGGAATTGATTCTACTCGGTGCGCCGATCGGTCTCGCGATTTTTTCAGAAGTCAGTATTTTTTCAGCCGTCACCTTGTTGCTTGGAGCGTATGGCGACGTCATCATCGGTGCCTATCAGGCTGCCATCAACTTCGCCTCGTTCGTCTATATGATTCCGTTGTCCGCTGCGTCCGCATTGACAATCACAGTCGGTTTCGAGGTCGGTGCTAAACGGATCAAGGATGCGGTTCAGTATGTTGGCATCGGGTTGACGATGTGTGTTGCGGTTTCCGTGTTTTCCGGTATCCTGTTGTACTTAAAGAATGAAGAACTCGCAGCGTTATATAGTCGAGACCCAAAAGTCATCGAAGCAGCTGCACACTTTATGATTCTCGCGATTTTCTTCCAATTGTCAGATGCCGTCGCTGCACCAACGCAAGGTGCACTACGTGGGTTCAAGGACGTCAACGTCACCTTCTTATTGACGATCGTAGCCTACTGGGTCATTGGACTACCATTAGGTTTTTATCTTGAACGCTACACAGCACTTGGACCAGATGGATACTGGTGGGGATTGATCATCGGTCTTGCGGTCGGAGCGACACTATTGCTTGTTCGTCTTATGTACTTAATCCGTAAATCAAGGAGGCTGGCATCTTGA
- a CDS encoding CHAD domain-containing protein: MNHRDTEKLTFELLETWSTFNHYAKESQTFENPEDIHQARIRLRKLITFARLVELTEEPVYLIWKRLMHAFGEVRDLDVQLEATSKKTEIDQLFANHVALQLQGKRSTLIETMHLLISNELDRSVRRFLASPMTKRLKRMSEKELIHAAEKRYEKKREQFEKVQRKDGPKRIERMHELRLATKAYRYTVEYLRPYTNQPKSAVDRLKTTQTQLGHINDTYQRLERWRSFEVPTAYQAERLHQIKRLEDELRNALDQVEIAHG, translated from the coding sequence ATGAACCATCGAGATACTGAAAAGCTAACTTTTGAACTACTCGAGACCTGGTCTACCTTCAATCATTATGCCAAAGAATCACAAACGTTTGAAAATCCGGAAGATATCCATCAAGCCCGGATTCGCTTGCGGAAACTGATCACGTTCGCTCGATTGGTCGAGTTAACGGAAGAACCCGTCTATTTGATTTGGAAGCGTCTGATGCACGCCTTCGGTGAAGTGCGCGATCTCGACGTACAGCTCGAAGCGACTTCGAAAAAAACAGAAATCGACCAATTGTTCGCAAACCATGTCGCCTTACAACTCCAAGGAAAACGTTCGACCTTGATTGAGACGATGCATCTCTTGATCTCAAATGAACTGGATCGATCCGTCCGTCGATTTTTAGCGAGTCCGATGACAAAACGCCTCAAGCGGATGTCAGAAAAAGAACTGATTCATGCCGCGGAGAAACGCTATGAGAAAAAACGTGAACAATTTGAAAAAGTACAACGAAAGGATGGTCCAAAACGTATCGAACGGATGCATGAGTTGCGGCTTGCGACGAAAGCGTACCGCTATACGGTCGAGTACTTGCGTCCCTATACGAATCAGCCGAAGTCCGCTGTCGATCGTCTAAAAACAACCCAGACGCAACTCGGACATATCAATGACACGTATCAGCGACTGGAAAGATGGCGGTCATTCGAGGTTCCGACTGCTTATCAAGCAGAGCGCTTGCATCAGATCAAACGCTTAGAGGATGAACTGCGTAACGCACTCGATCAAGTTGAGATCGCTCACGGGTGA